Genomic window (Acropora muricata isolate sample 2 chromosome 11, ASM3666990v1, whole genome shotgun sequence):
AGCACTCATTTCCTTGTTCATATGCATTGGATAaaatgttcttttgttcttgacTACTTCCTGTGAAAAGAGCAGCTCAGTGAAGTGTCTTCATCACATTCATGTGACATTTTTGGCTACAAGCATTATGTTGACACATTTGGGTTGATCTATCTGCTGATTCAATCATCAACTTAAATGATAATATAAGGTTTCTACAGAGAAATCAATCTGTTAATACCCTGCAAGAgataacatttttttaaactgaAGATTCAGGTTCACAATGGAGTCAACTTTTAAAAATGAgaatttttgcatagaaaatGAAACTTGAATAATTTATCATGAGAGTTGAAAAGTCAGCTTTTGAATCTGTAAAGGGTGGCCAACTAACATTATTGACTGTGCTGATTCAAATTTTACTACTCCCCACACCAACCCAGTACCATGGTATACTTTGTTTATTCAAAGAACTCTTCCAGGAGTGAATAGAACTCCTTCCACCAGGGAATACCAAAGGCAACACACTCCTTTGTGTGAGTGTTTGCAACaatgttgaaatttcattttataGCAACAGAaacatatttatttttgttttaaatgtcTTAGTTGGTACCATGACCTGACCAGAAACAGTGCTGAGGTATTATTGTTGGCATATGGAAACCAAGGGAGTTATCTCATCAGACCAAGTAAAAATAATCAAGGGAATTATACTATATCAGTAAGGTCAGTAATATTTTCTTATTATTCTTAACAGTAGTGGATAAATTGAAATTATCCTCCACTGCTGTTTAACAtgtaagaaaatatttttcatttgtagCAGCTTAATTCTTGCTTGAAGTTTCTCTGTCAGATTATTAATTTGCTGGACATTCACTGCGACTAGCAATATCCAGATTTAATgcaatgcaatttaagcaagtTTCCTTTTCAACAGTAATGCTCACCATAATGCATATTATCCTCTTTAGATGCCTTGATTCTGTCAAACACTTTAAATTAAGTTGTGATAATGGCAAACTTTTCTTTGGAGCTGGAGAATTTTCCAGTGTTGGAGAACTGCTTACCCACTTTGAGAACTACCCTATCATTGGTGGTGAAACAGGTGGGTTGTTATTCTTGTGCTATTCATTGCAAAAGGTAATTTTACCTCTAACGAGtgcaaaaatttatttcctaatgatgaaaataataatttaattaccAGGTCAACCTATTACCCTGGCATGTCCTTATTCCTGCAAAATTCCTGAACCTCCAATATATGATGACATTAGTAAGCATGCGGTCTGTGGAAAGTCTTTTAAGTCAACGTCTCCAATTCAGTGTTCTTTGGATGAGGACCCGCTGGGTCTGGAGTGGTCTGTGAGTATCCTTTTAAAACAagtaaattacaaaataataatattgtgatCAATTCCTGCAAATCACATTAGTTGCAATCATGTTGACAATGGCAACAAGAACATcataaatttacaaatttattGGTGAAAAACAGGAGTTTAgcacaagtttttttttcagatttttgaTTTTGCAGCCATTCTCATGCTATCAATGATGTGAAATTACCAGTTATAATTAGGGGGATGACATAAGCACTTGATGGCAacttttagttttttctttctttcaattttcaacCTGCTCATCCCAATGATTTAACTCCAGGTTAGTTagtacacattttgcaagctaAATGACCTGGCAAGGGATCGTccaaaatgattgcagaaaaagGGGAtgatattttcagatgacattcttgttgttgttagcTCCATCGAGAGTGTGTTGGTGCATGTCTGGTGCTGGTGCATGTCTGGTGCTGGTGCATGTCTGTGCATGCTTGACCTGCTGGTCAGTACGGTATTTctcacctgtttttttttcttgcagattGCATCAAAAGAAGGCTTTCTTACCAAACAAGGACGCTTTCATAAGGtatcttataataattattattattttaaggcATTACAAtgatgataaataattattcatttattgcTAATCTTACTTTTGCTCGGCTTACTGGTAGAACTGGAAAAGACGATGGTTTGTGACAAGCAGAAACACTCTTAAATACTACAGTGAACGAGGGGTAAGTGTCATGATAGGCTGTCGTGAATAAACTTAATTAATTCCATGTGTCAGTGATTTTACTTATGTAATAAAGATGTAATAAAGTTGTTCATGTCAAGGTGCTGATTGTGTGTGTAGTGGTAATATTACAGTAAGAATGTGAACTTAAGTTTCTTTTGTCAATTAAAGAATTTTTGAGAACACAGATCACAGATTTAAGCAACTTTCTCCAAAATTGCTAGTTCAGGACTTTAAACCATGTAAAGAGGTTTTTAACTTCACTAATATTGTTTCAATTTCAAGGATGAAAAGCCTTTAAGGGTGCTTGATCTGCGGCAGGCTCGAGATGTTTTCAAGAATAACAATTGTGGAAAAGCAAATGCCTTTAGGTAAATTCTCTTTAAGACTAACAGTACATTTCTGCAAGAATGGAGCAAAATCCTGCTTAATTTTACACTGTAGCAGAAAAAAGACCATGTGCCAAAAAAATCCTAGTTTGTTCTACTGTGTATGTACTTTTAGCTACCTCTTATCCTTATTGTTGTGGAGAGACGTGTTTTAAACCATAAACTAGAATTTCAAACTGGCAAACCgtaaacttgacacttaaaaattatttgttgctataaataaattatgattCACAGAGGAAAGAGCACTGAGCCACTTAAATTTCAATAACTGGGTGAATGTGTACCATTACTGATAAATGCTCTCAAATGTGAAATAGGTAGCATGCCTTGTAAAATTTGtcaataattcataagagttaagaccaatcaatgggcagtatttgggtcacatgtgcacctctgtaaaccctaatacaaatcaactggggttgatCATTTCACAAGCACGATAAAATATTTGGGTCCGATCTGTATGGACATTTAAAATGGCTCGCCTATTGGCTTGCCATTATAAatgcccatacagatctcccgctcatattttatctactacatAAAGATTCTCCTAAATGGGAATGATGCTTTCATTTCCCAGTGCTAGTAAGGCCTTTGCTAATCAgatttttctttgtcattttttgttttcagtttagtCTTTCCATTTAGAACATTTTTCATGTATGCAGACTCAGAATTGGAGATGCAGGAATGGATTTCTTTGATAACATGGAAACTGGTAACTTAAAAAACTCAGCATTAAAGATTTGTAAGCTACTTTCATAATGAAACATAAAATCAGTTGCTTCTGTAAGTGAGATTAAGATATGGGGTATCTTGCTTCCACTATTCTTAATAAGAAGGC
Coding sequences:
- the LOC136888968 gene encoding dual adapter for phosphotyrosine and 3-phosphotyrosine and 3-phosphoinositide-like → MEGCSLERIEDIPWYHDLTRNSAEVLLLAYGNQGSYLIRPSKNNQGNYTISVRCLDSVKHFKLSCDNGKLFFGAGEFSSVGELLTHFENYPIIGGETGQPITLACPYSCKIPEPPIYDDISKHAVCGKSFKSTSPIQCSLDEDPLGLEWSIASKEGFLTKQGRFHKNWKRRWFVTSRNTLKYYSERGDEKPLRVLDLRQARDVFKNNNCGKANAFSLVFPFRTFFMYADSELEMQEWISLITWKLDKIRNMTAVM